From one Amaranthus tricolor cultivar Red isolate AtriRed21 chromosome 17, ASM2621246v1, whole genome shotgun sequence genomic stretch:
- the LOC130804377 gene encoding ACT domain-containing protein ACR8-like: MEWPACLNEFEKLLFRMDTPRVSIDNAVCPDATLVKVDSARKHGILLEAVQVLTDLNLSIKKAYISSDGRWFMDVFHVTDLNGNKLKDENVISYMEQSLGSIQFTRTCEYKGVTALELTGTDRIGLLSEVFAVLADLNVSVVDAKVWTHNGRIASLIYVKDCDSGCEIEDSLKISKIVSRLRPVLKGDSDIKSAKTIVSMATTHTERRLHQIMFDDRNYDGNSFNNSLKYDALEVSVQNWNERGYSVVNIQCKDRPKLLFDVVCTLTDMEYVVFHATINTQGSRASMEFYIRHSDGTPISSDAERQRVVQCLQASIQRRATQGVRLELYTEDRSCLLANVTRTFRENGLNVARAEISTTGEMALNIFYITDAEGYTPDSKTINSVREKIGMDNLKVKELPLIYHQNAERNEEEAGAGVGGAMLLSLGSIVRTNLYKLGLIRSYS, translated from the exons ATGGAGTGGCCTGCttgtttgaatgaatttgaGAAGCTTCTTTTTCGTATGGATACGCCGAG AGTTTCCATTGACAATGCTGTTTGTCCTGATGCCACTCTTGTCAAG GTTGATAGCGCTAGAAAACATGGGATTCTTTTAGAAGCAGTTCAAGTACTCACAGATCTTAATCTTTCAATTAAGAAGGCTTACATTTCTTCCGATGGCAGATGGTTCATGGATG TTTTCCATGTAACTGATCTTAATGGAAATAAATTGAAGGATGAAAACGTTATTAGCTACATGGAACAG TCACTTGGTAGCATTCAATTTACCAGAACCTGTGAGTACAAGGGTGTTACAGCTCTGGAATTAACAGGCACAGATAGGATAGGCCTGTTATCTGAGGTGTTTGCTGTATTAGCAGATTTGAATGTTAGTGTGGTAGATGCCAAAGTCTGGACTCATAACGGAAGAATTGCATCCcttatttatgtgaaagatTGTGATTCTGGGTGTGAAATTGAGGATTCCCTTAAGATAAGCAAAATAGTTTCTAGATTAAGGCCGGTTCTTAAGGGTGACAGTGATATTAAGAGCGCCAAGACTATAGTTTCAATGGCAACTACACATACTGAGCGAAGGCTTCATCAAATAATGTTTGATGACCGGAACTATGATGGAAACTCATTCAATAATTCCTTGAAATACGATGCCCTTGAGGTTTCAGTTCAGAATTGGAATGAAAGGGGTTATTCGGTTGTCAACATTCAATGTAAGGATCGACCTAAGCTCTTGTTCGATGTTGTTTGTACTTTGACGGATATGGAATATGTTGTTTTTCATGCTACCATCAACACTCAAGGAAGCCGAGCTTCTATG GAATTTTACATTAGGCATTCAGATGGAACTCCAATTAGCTCAGATGCTGAAAGACAAAGAGTTGTTCAGTGTTTACAGGCTTCTATTCAAAGGAGAGCAACTCAG gGAGTGAGACTAGAACTATACACTGAAGATCGTTCATGTCTACTCGCAAATGTAACAAGAACATTCCGAGAGAATGGCCTAAACGTAGCGAGGGCAGAGATATCCACAACAGGTGAAATGGCCCTAAACATATTCTACATCACAGATGCAGAAGGGTACACCCCCGATTCAAAGACAATCAATTCAGTAAGGGAGAAAATCGGGATGGACAACTTAAAGGTGAAGGAACTGCCTTTAATATACCATCAAAATGCAGAAAGGAATGAAGAAGAGGCAGGAGCCGGGGTTGGAGGGGCCATGTTACTATCGCTAGGAAGCATAGTAAGGACAAATCTATACAAATTGGGGTTGATCAGATCATATTCTTAA